A region of Thioalbus denitrificans DNA encodes the following proteins:
- the gspF gene encoding type II secretion system inner membrane protein GspF: protein MGAFEYTALDGRGRQRRGTLEGETPRQVRQRLREQGLTPLAVEAVERREVRLRAGRAGLLRRGLGATEVALLTRQLATLVRAGTPLAEALTAVAEQSGRPRVRRVVLGVRARVLEGHSLAAGLGAFPHVFPELYRVTVEAGEQAGRLDGVLEGLADYLELRQQQRQKVTLALVYPALLTGVAVLIVAGLLTYVVPEVVQVFEHIHQQLPWLTRALIAASGFLQAHGALLGGGLLALWGLALFLLRRPALRRRWDGVILRLPFVGRLVRGLNAGRFARTLSILTRSGVSAVEALAVAGPVMGRAPLRAAVAEAAARVREGESIHRALGRSRLFPPMLIHLVASGEGGGQLDALLERAAQYQERESDTLVAALLGLLEPLLILAMGGVVLAIVVAILLPIFELNQLVR, encoded by the coding sequence ATGGGGGCCTTCGAGTACACGGCGCTGGACGGGCGCGGGCGGCAGCGGCGCGGCACCCTGGAGGGGGAGACCCCGCGCCAGGTGCGCCAGCGGCTGCGGGAGCAGGGGCTGACGCCGCTGGCGGTGGAGGCGGTGGAGCGCCGCGAGGTGCGCCTGCGCGCCGGCCGGGCCGGCCTGCTGCGGCGCGGGCTCGGCGCCACCGAGGTGGCGCTGCTCACCCGCCAGCTCGCCACCCTGGTGCGCGCCGGGACGCCGCTGGCCGAGGCGCTGACGGCGGTGGCCGAGCAGAGCGGGCGGCCGCGGGTCCGGCGCGTGGTCCTGGGGGTGCGGGCCCGGGTGCTGGAGGGCCACAGCCTGGCGGCGGGCCTGGGCGCCTTTCCCCACGTCTTCCCCGAGCTCTACCGGGTGACGGTGGAGGCCGGCGAGCAGGCCGGGCGCCTGGACGGGGTGCTGGAGGGGCTGGCGGACTACCTGGAGCTGCGCCAGCAGCAGCGCCAGAAGGTGACGCTGGCGCTGGTCTACCCGGCGCTGCTCACCGGGGTGGCGGTGCTCATCGTGGCGGGGCTGCTCACCTATGTAGTGCCGGAGGTGGTGCAGGTGTTCGAGCACATCCACCAGCAACTGCCCTGGCTGACCCGGGCGCTCATCGCGGCGAGCGGGTTCCTGCAGGCCCACGGCGCCCTGCTCGGCGGCGGGCTGCTCGCCCTCTGGGGGCTGGCGCTCTTCCTGCTGCGGCGTCCGGCCCTGCGCCGCCGCTGGGACGGGGTGATCCTGCGCCTGCCCTTCGTGGGCCGGCTGGTGCGGGGGCTGAACGCCGGGCGCTTCGCCCGCACCCTGAGCATCCTCACCCGCAGCGGGGTGAGCGCGGTGGAGGCCCTGGCGGTGGCGGGCCCGGTGATGGGGCGGGCGCCCCTGCGCGCGGCGGTGGCGGAGGCGGCGGCCCGGGTGCGCGAGGGCGAGAGCATCCACCGCGCCCTCGGCCGCAGCCGGCTGTTCCCGCCCATGCTCATCCACCTGGTGGCCAGCGGCGAGGGCGGGGGGCAGCTCGACGCCCTGCTGGAGCGGGCGGCGCAGTACCAGGAGCGGGAGAGCGACACCCTCGTCGCGGCGCTGCTGGGGCTGCTGGAGCCGTTGTTGATCCTGGCCATGGGCGGGGTGGTGCTGGCCATCGTGGTGGCCATCCTGCTGCCCATCTTCGAGCTCAACCAACTGGTGCGCTGA
- the gspG gene encoding type II secretion system major pseudopilin GspG, translating into MNGRRDATRRRAAGFTLIEVMVVVVILGILAALVVPRIMDRPAEARQVKARQDIRALESALGLYKLDNYVYPTTDQGLEALVERPGGTPEPRNWKAGGYVRRLPSDPWGNPYLYLNPGSHGDFDLYTLGADGQPGGEGENADIANWTLE; encoded by the coding sequence ATGAACGGAAGGCGAGACGCGACGCGGCGCCGGGCGGCCGGCTTCACCCTCATCGAGGTGATGGTGGTGGTGGTGATCCTGGGCATCCTGGCCGCCCTGGTGGTGCCGCGGATCATGGACCGGCCGGCCGAGGCCCGGCAGGTGAAGGCCCGCCAGGACATCCGGGCGCTGGAGAGTGCGCTCGGCCTCTACAAGCTGGACAACTACGTCTACCCCACCACCGACCAGGGGCTGGAGGCGCTGGTGGAGCGCCCGGGCGGCACGCCGGAGCCGCGCAACTGGAAGGCTGGGGGGTATGTCCGGCGCCTGCCCAGCGATCCCTGGGGCAACCCCTACCTCTACCTCAATCCCGGCAGCCACGGGGACTTCGACCTCTATACCCTGGGCGCCGACGGCCAGCCGGGCGGGGAGGGCGAGAATGCCGACATCGCCAACTGGACCCTGGAGTAG
- a CDS encoding GspH/FimT family pseudopilin, translated as MPTSPTGPWSSPRPGRGGATAPRPHPAGFTLLELLVVLLIVGVLAGLVVPGLGLPGGAVDARAEAERFAALLELARQEAVVGPAPLAVRVDREGYRFERFGENGWEAIGGDRLLRPRAWPEGLAVALSVEGGGSGEEQARIELYGSGEQTPFSLRLDASAGGWRVSGDALGRVSLAAEDTGA; from the coding sequence ATGCCGACATCGCCAACTGGACCCTGGAGTAGCCCGCGTCCCGGGCGGGGCGGCGCCACCGCTCCGCGCCCTCACCCGGCGGGCTTCACCCTGCTGGAGCTGCTGGTGGTGCTGCTGATCGTGGGGGTGCTGGCGGGCCTGGTGGTTCCGGGCCTCGGCCTGCCGGGCGGCGCGGTGGATGCGCGGGCGGAGGCGGAGCGGTTCGCCGCGCTGCTGGAGCTCGCGCGGCAGGAGGCGGTGGTGGGCCCCGCGCCCCTGGCGGTGCGCGTCGACCGCGAGGGCTACCGGTTCGAGCGCTTCGGCGAGAACGGGTGGGAGGCGATCGGGGGCGACCGGCTGCTCCGGCCCCGTGCCTGGCCCGAGGGGCTGGCGGTGGCGCTCTCGGTGGAGGGGGGCGGGAGCGGGGAGGAGCAGGCCCGCATCGAGCTCTACGGCAGCGGCGAGCAGACCCCCTTCAGCCTGCGCCTGGATGCCTCCGCAGGCGGCTGGCGGGTGAGCGGGGACGCCCTCGGCCGGGTGTCCCTGGCGGCGGAGGACACAGGAGCGTGA
- the gspI gene encoding type II secretion system minor pseudopilin GspI, with protein MSRRRLPGPRGRGFTLLEVLVALAVIAVAMAALVKAAGDQAAAAVHLRDRTLAHWVALNVVAEAELAAAWPAPGEQEGVSPMGGALWRWRMRVSDTPDPTVRRLEVAVGPDGGAEPVGSLTAYLGRPGGTQ; from the coding sequence GTGAGTCGGCGGCGGTTGCCCGGGCCGCGGGGGCGGGGCTTCACCCTGCTGGAGGTGCTGGTGGCGCTGGCGGTCATCGCCGTGGCCATGGCGGCGCTGGTGAAGGCGGCCGGGGACCAGGCGGCGGCGGCCGTCCACCTGCGCGATCGCACCCTGGCCCACTGGGTGGCCCTGAACGTGGTGGCGGAGGCCGAGCTGGCGGCGGCGTGGCCCGCGCCGGGCGAGCAGGAGGGGGTGAGCCCCATGGGCGGGGCGCTGTGGCGCTGGCGGATGCGGGTGAGCGACACGCCCGACCCCACCGTGCGCCGGCTCGAGGTGGCGGTGGGGCCGGATGGCGGGGCGGAGCCGGTGGGCAGCCTGACGGCCTATCTCGGCCGGCCGGGAGGGACGCAATGA
- the gspJ gene encoding type II secretion system minor pseudopilin GspJ, protein MSRARPVAGFTLLELLVALAVFAVLATVAYAGVYQVLQVRDRTEDQARRLDALRKSFALLQRDLEQAAPRPVRDAYGDILPAFRLGAEGALLLELTRGGWTNPAGRPRSTLRRVGLELRDGRLRHLAWRVLDRAQDSEPVATELVAGVSGVEVECLDADGNWVRRWPPPRDRDGGPDPSALPRAVRLTLVLETWGRFTRLFRLPGAGPEEAP, encoded by the coding sequence ATGAGCCGCGCCCGGCCGGTCGCCGGCTTCACGCTCCTGGAGCTGCTGGTGGCGCTGGCGGTCTTCGCGGTGCTGGCCACCGTGGCCTACGCGGGCGTCTACCAGGTGCTCCAGGTCCGGGACCGGACCGAGGACCAGGCGCGGCGGCTGGACGCCCTGCGCAAGAGCTTCGCCCTGCTGCAGCGGGATCTGGAGCAGGCGGCGCCGCGGCCGGTGCGCGACGCCTACGGCGACATTCTGCCCGCCTTCCGGCTCGGCGCCGAGGGCGCCCTGCTGCTGGAGCTGACCCGCGGAGGCTGGACCAATCCCGCCGGGCGGCCGCGCAGCACCCTGCGGCGGGTCGGGCTCGAGCTCCGCGACGGGCGGCTCCGGCACCTCGCCTGGCGGGTGCTCGATCGCGCCCAGGACAGCGAGCCGGTGGCCACGGAGCTGGTGGCCGGGGTGAGCGGGGTGGAGGTGGAGTGCCTCGATGCGGACGGGAACTGGGTGCGGCGCTGGCCGCCGCCCCGGGACCGGGACGGCGGTCCGGATCCGTCCGCGCTGCCCCGCGCGGTGCGCCTCACCCTGGTGCTGGAGACGTGGGGGCGCTTCACCCGCCTTTTCCGGCTGCCCGGGGCGGGCCCGGAGGAGGCGCCGTGA
- the gspK gene encoding type II secretion system minor pseudopilin GspK — MTGAGGVRGRGILAAGQAGVALVTALILVAVATVAAVGMASTQLLNTRMAGNTLQADQAYLTALGAEAWARQVLLRDARQNRTDVPGDDWAVALPPVAVEGGSVAGRIEDLGGRFNLNGLLTGAGVPDPLAVARFTRLLRILDIDPGVAAAVVDWLDADRVPGFPGGAEDEVYLGRDPAYRAANGPMASISELRLVAGIDGAAYQRLAPHVAALPGRAAINVNSATPELLRSLAEGIEAGDAEALVAARGEAGFETVAEFLAEAALAGRTVDEAGLSVASRHFLLTAEVRIGGAFTRHQALLERDETGKRVRTVRRSMGAE, encoded by the coding sequence GTGACCGGGGCCGGCGGGGTCCGTGGGCGCGGGATCCTCGCCGCGGGACAGGCGGGCGTGGCCCTGGTGACCGCCCTCATCCTGGTGGCGGTGGCCACGGTGGCGGCGGTGGGGATGGCCTCCACCCAGCTGCTGAACACGCGGATGGCGGGCAACACCCTGCAGGCGGACCAGGCCTACCTCACGGCGCTGGGCGCCGAGGCGTGGGCACGCCAGGTGCTGCTCCGGGATGCGCGGCAGAACCGGACCGATGTCCCCGGGGATGACTGGGCGGTGGCGCTGCCGCCGGTGGCGGTGGAGGGCGGGAGCGTGGCCGGACGCATCGAGGACCTGGGCGGGCGGTTCAACCTCAACGGCCTGCTGACCGGGGCCGGGGTGCCCGACCCGCTGGCGGTGGCGCGCTTCACCCGGCTGCTGCGGATTCTCGATATCGACCCGGGGGTGGCGGCGGCGGTCGTGGACTGGCTCGACGCCGACCGGGTGCCGGGCTTTCCCGGCGGGGCGGAGGACGAGGTCTACCTGGGCCGGGATCCGGCCTACCGGGCCGCCAACGGGCCGATGGCCAGCATCAGCGAGCTGCGCCTGGTGGCGGGCATCGACGGGGCGGCCTACCAACGGCTCGCGCCCCACGTGGCGGCCCTGCCCGGGCGCGCGGCGATCAACGTCAACAGCGCCACGCCGGAGCTGCTGCGGAGCCTCGCCGAGGGCATCGAGGCGGGGGACGCCGAGGCCCTGGTGGCGGCGCGGGGCGAGGCGGGTTTCGAAACCGTGGCGGAGTTCCTCGCCGAGGCGGCGCTGGCGGGGCGCACGGTGGACGAGGCGGGGCTGTCCGTGGCGAGCCGCCACTTCCTCCTCACGGCGGAGGTGCGCATCGGCGGCGCGTTCACCCGCCACCAGGCCCTGCTCGAGCGGGACGAGACCGGGAAGCGGGTCAGGACGGTGCGGCGGAGCATGGGAGCGGAATAG
- the gspL gene encoding type II secretion system protein GspL codes for MAGKWVVARCPDSDPERLEWVEVSAAGAIDGAVARGAPEALAAAAQGRRLAVLVPGERVWVTRVRLAARTRRQREAALPYALEERLADDVESLHCAPGRPGADGSLPAAVVGRELMEAWLSRFAAAGLRVERLLPDCLALPLEPGAWSLWSEGGRTLVRTGPESGYVVDTPNLVHMLRTELHQETAAAPERIVLGGTAVPALAAELEALGIPVERFGPGELLPLLAPGASAPKAPLDLLQGPFGRQERIGRRLRPWRLPAALAALWLVLLVAGKATALHQLRAERAALQAQIDALYLETFSDATRVVDARTQMSQRLERLRGARPEGGFLGLLQLTADALGDRSGYRLQRVAFDDGRMDLLLELPALQAVDTLRQRLAAAGLRAEVVSASAQGERVQARLRIGRGA; via the coding sequence ATGGCCGGAAAGTGGGTGGTGGCGCGGTGTCCGGATTCGGACCCGGAACGGCTGGAGTGGGTGGAGGTGTCCGCCGCGGGCGCCATCGACGGGGCGGTGGCCCGGGGCGCACCCGAGGCGCTGGCCGCGGCGGCCCAGGGGCGGCGGCTGGCCGTCCTGGTTCCCGGCGAACGGGTCTGGGTGACCCGGGTGCGGCTCGCCGCCCGCACCCGGCGCCAGCGCGAGGCGGCGCTGCCCTACGCCCTGGAGGAGCGGCTCGCCGACGACGTGGAGTCGCTCCACTGCGCCCCCGGCCGGCCCGGGGCGGACGGAAGCCTCCCCGCCGCGGTCGTCGGGCGGGAACTGATGGAGGCGTGGCTGTCCCGCTTCGCCGCCGCCGGTCTGCGCGTCGAGCGCCTGCTGCCGGACTGCCTGGCGCTGCCCCTGGAGCCGGGAGCCTGGTCGCTGTGGAGCGAGGGAGGGCGGACACTGGTGCGGACCGGTCCCGAGAGCGGTTACGTGGTGGATACCCCGAACCTGGTCCACATGCTGCGGACCGAACTCCACCAGGAGACCGCCGCGGCGCCCGAGCGGATAGTCCTGGGCGGGACGGCGGTGCCAGCGCTCGCGGCCGAGCTCGAGGCGCTGGGGATTCCGGTCGAACGCTTCGGGCCCGGGGAGCTGCTGCCGCTCCTGGCTCCGGGCGCCAGCGCACCGAAGGCGCCGCTCGACCTGCTCCAGGGGCCGTTCGGGCGCCAGGAGCGGATCGGGCGCCGGCTGCGGCCGTGGCGGCTGCCCGCGGCCCTGGCCGCCCTGTGGCTCGTCCTCCTGGTGGCGGGCAAGGCAACGGCGCTCCATCAGCTGCGCGCCGAGCGGGCGGCCCTGCAGGCGCAGATCGACGCCCTCTACCTGGAGACCTTCAGCGACGCCACCCGGGTGGTGGACGCCCGCACCCAGATGAGCCAGCGGCTGGAGAGGCTTCGCGGCGCCCGTCCGGAGGGCGGCTTCCTCGGCCTGCTGCAGCTCACGGCGGATGCGCTGGGAGACCGCTCAGGCTACCGGCTGCAGCGGGTGGCCTTCGACGACGGCCGGATGGACCTGCTGCTCGAGCTGCCGGCGCTGCAGGCCGTGGACACGCTCAGGCAGCGGCTGGCCGCCGCGGGACTGCGGGCCGAGGTGGTCTCCGCGAGCGCCCAGGGGGAGCGGGTGCAGGCCCGTCTGCGCATCGGGAGGGGGGCATGA
- the gspM gene encoding type II secretion system protein GspM — protein MIRAWWAALAPREQAGVLLAAAVVAGFILYALVWEPLDGGVRTLSLQVEAKRGELAWMRQAAAEAKRLQGTTMQPERPAGVSLLAAVDGALRGSPLREALQRIEPEGDDTVRVWLRKAPFNDLLELLASLERRYGVRPISITMERHEQPGRVDGRLVLKWEE, from the coding sequence ATGATCCGTGCGTGGTGGGCCGCGCTGGCCCCGCGCGAGCAGGCGGGCGTGCTCCTCGCCGCGGCCGTGGTGGCCGGCTTCATCCTCTACGCGCTGGTCTGGGAGCCTCTCGACGGGGGCGTGCGCACTCTCAGCCTTCAGGTGGAGGCCAAGCGCGGGGAGCTTGCCTGGATGCGCCAGGCGGCGGCCGAAGCGAAACGGCTGCAGGGGACAACGATGCAGCCCGAACGGCCGGCCGGCGTTTCGCTTCTCGCGGCGGTGGACGGCGCCCTGCGCGGGAGTCCGCTGCGGGAGGCGCTGCAGCGCATCGAGCCCGAGGGGGATGACACGGTCCGGGTGTGGCTGCGCAAGGCCCCCTTCAACGACCTGCTGGAACTGCTGGCATCGCTGGAGAGGCGCTACGGAGTCCGGCCGATCTCGATTACGATGGAGCGCCATGAGCAGCCGGGGCGTGTCGATGGGCGCCTCGTGCTGAAGTGGGAAGAATGA
- a CDS encoding recombinase family protein gives MKIARIYMRVSSAAQDLTRQEALIEEAKTAGYYVAGLYREKASGARADRPELLRMIADLQPGEVVVAEKMDRISRLPLAEAEQLVETIKAKGARLAVPGVVDLSELVENATGVARVVLESVQTMLLRLALQMARDDYEDRRRRQRQGIDLAKASGKYTGRRPDTAKHSHIVSLRSGGASIAATAKAARCSESQVKRVWAQHLRKKTAQAG, from the coding sequence ATGAAGATCGCCCGCATCTATATGCGTGTGAGTTCGGCCGCCCAGGACCTCACCCGGCAGGAGGCCCTCATCGAGGAGGCCAAGACTGCGGGTTACTACGTGGCCGGCCTCTACCGGGAAAAGGCCTCCGGCGCTCGCGCAGACCGCCCGGAGCTGCTGCGGATGATTGCCGACCTGCAGCCGGGTGAGGTGGTCGTAGCCGAGAAGATGGACCGGATCAGCCGACTGCCTCTGGCCGAGGCCGAGCAGCTTGTCGAAACCATCAAGGCCAAGGGAGCCCGCCTGGCGGTGCCGGGTGTGGTGGACCTTTCGGAGCTGGTGGAGAACGCCACGGGCGTGGCGCGGGTGGTGCTCGAGTCGGTCCAGACTATGTTGCTGCGGCTGGCCCTGCAGATGGCCCGTGACGACTACGAGGACCGGCGCCGCCGGCAGCGCCAGGGAATCGACCTGGCAAAGGCCTCCGGCAAGTACACCGGCCGCCGGCCGGACACCGCCAAACACTCGCACATTGTCTCGCTACGCAGTGGCGGCGCCTCCATCGCCGCGACAGCCAAGGCTGCTCGGTGCAGCGAGAGTCAGGTGAAGCGGGTCTGGGCTCAGCATCTGCGCAAAAAGACAGCCCAGGCGGGATAG
- a CDS encoding Mov34/MPN/PAD-1 family protein, whose protein sequence is MSLVQFMSSWAADDKRTLLHFSKPTLVTFCQHVQVSDSDCEAGGLLLGSVHGAHMLIMQATVPTAWDKRFRYLFERMPFGHEAIALSRWTASQGTIRYLGEWHTHPEDHPHPSSLDRSEWNRLSAKRQDRRPTLAVIVGRNALYIELVPSLGQGLVFSPLE, encoded by the coding sequence ATGTCCCTTGTGCAATTCATGAGTTCTTGGGCAGCCGACGATAAGAGAACGCTGCTGCATTTCTCGAAGCCCACGTTGGTGACTTTCTGTCAGCATGTTCAAGTCAGTGATTCCGACTGCGAAGCTGGCGGGCTTCTTCTCGGTTCGGTTCACGGAGCCCATATGCTCATTATGCAAGCGACGGTTCCCACGGCATGGGACAAACGGTTTCGCTATCTGTTCGAGCGGATGCCGTTTGGCCACGAAGCCATCGCACTGTCTCGATGGACGGCGAGTCAAGGAACCATCCGCTATTTGGGCGAATGGCATACCCATCCGGAAGACCATCCCCATCCTTCTAGTCTCGATAGATCGGAATGGAACCGTCTGTCGGCCAAACGTCAGGATAGGCGTCCAACACTCGCTGTCATTGTTGGGCGAAATGCCCTGTATATTGAGTTGGTGCCAAGTTTAGGCCAAGGACTAGTATTTTCACCTCTGGAATAG